One window of the Marinilactibacillus sp. Marseille-P9653 genome contains the following:
- the recR gene encoding recombination mediator RecR: protein MHYPEPISKLMESYMKLPGIGEKTAARLAFYTVNMNEDDVTKFARSLISVKRDLHYCSICGNMTEQDPCEICQDKTRDRSLILVVEHPKDVISMEKMQEFKGLYHVLQGVLSPIEGTGPEDINIPDLIKRLQNKEVKEVIIATNATAEGEATAMYLSRLIKPSGISVTRLAHGLSVGSDIEYADEVTLLKAVEGRREM from the coding sequence ATGCATTATCCAGAACCGATCTCAAAATTAATGGAAAGCTATATGAAATTGCCAGGAATTGGGGAGAAAACTGCTGCCCGCCTGGCTTTTTATACAGTTAACATGAATGAAGACGATGTAACAAAATTTGCTAGATCACTAATCAGTGTGAAACGTGATCTACATTACTGCTCAATCTGTGGCAATATGACAGAACAAGACCCTTGCGAAATCTGTCAGGACAAAACCAGAGACCGATCACTGATTCTGGTGGTCGAACATCCTAAAGATGTGATCTCTATGGAAAAAATGCAAGAATTCAAAGGGCTGTATCACGTTTTACAAGGTGTCTTATCTCCTATAGAAGGAACAGGTCCAGAAGACATCAATATACCTGATTTAATCAAAAGACTTCAAAACAAAGAAGTTAAAGAAGTCATCATCGCTACCAATGCGACAGCAGAAGGTGAAGCAACAGCGATGTATCTTTCAAGATTGATCAAACCTTCAGGTATTAGTGTGACCCGTCTTGCACATGGTCTTTCTGTAGGAAGCGATATAGAGTACGCTGATGAAGTGACCTTGCTGAAAGCAGTCGAAGGCCGTAGAGAGATGTAG
- a CDS encoding YbaB/EbfC family nucleoid-associated protein — translation MRGGMGNMQGMMKKMQKMQKEMASAQDSLNETTFTGTANDDLVTVTFTGDKKLTNVSIKEEIVDPEDVEIIEDLVLLAVNDALEKVDAETERVMGKYTKGMGMPGL, via the coding sequence ATGCGCGGTGGAATGGGAAATATGCAAGGTATGATGAAAAAAATGCAGAAGATGCAAAAAGAAATGGCATCTGCTCAAGATTCATTGAATGAAACAACTTTTACAGGAACAGCGAATGATGATTTAGTAACCGTTACGTTTACAGGAGATAAAAAACTGACAAACGTTTCAATTAAAGAAGAAATCGTAGATCCAGAAGATGTTGAAATCATCGAGGATCTTGTATTACTTGCTGTAAACGATGCATTGGAAAAAGTGGATGCTGAAACAGAACGCGTTATGGGTAAATATACAAAAGGAATGGGTATGCCAGGACTATAG
- the dnaX gene encoding DNA polymerase III subunit gamma/tau, translating to MSYQALYRVWRPQRFEDIAGQQAITRTLRNALVQDKTSHAYLFTGPRGTGKTSAAKIFSKAINCPHAQDGEPCNACEICESITKGKLGDVIEIDAASNNGVEEIRDIRDKANYAPTQAEYKVYIIDEVHMLSMGAFNALLKTLEEPPSNVIFILATTEPHKIPLTIISRTQRFNFRRISPQDIVERMRYILTEKGVGYEEDALITISKAAEGGMRDALSILDQALSFSDGELKTEDAMRITGSITQELLIDYIRALHERETEKGLNILHELIAEGKDPSRFVEDMILFSRDILLYHTAQSDTLLKMAKVDEPFETLVSELSPELLYDVIQVFNGTQQEMRLSNHAEVYLEVATVRLTQVKKSVQAESMPVQSQQSAGQAEEVASLMKQVAEMQKMMQTMSSGEGAVKQAAPKAKRPAKSGAVFKVNRPSVYNILEKATKQDLVQLKDVWPDLMNFLETSQKAIMNTSTPVAASARGLVVTFDYDILCERATNDKVLIQTVGDYLEKVIGHRAEMVSVPAEQWPTVRQDFIKQMKAEEVSEEPETSGDTPKDTKEEPEAIVSEAVKFFGEDLVRIEE from the coding sequence ATGAGTTATCAAGCACTATATCGTGTCTGGAGACCCCAGCGCTTTGAAGATATAGCCGGACAGCAGGCGATTACAAGAACGCTGAGAAATGCCTTAGTTCAAGATAAGACGAGCCATGCCTATCTGTTTACCGGTCCTCGTGGAACAGGTAAGACGAGTGCTGCTAAGATTTTCTCCAAAGCAATCAACTGCCCGCACGCGCAAGATGGTGAGCCATGCAATGCATGCGAAATTTGTGAGTCGATCACGAAGGGTAAACTCGGGGACGTTATCGAAATTGATGCGGCGAGTAATAATGGCGTAGAAGAAATCAGAGATATTAGAGACAAAGCAAATTATGCACCGACACAAGCTGAATACAAAGTGTATATCATCGATGAGGTTCATATGCTTTCTATGGGTGCCTTTAATGCGTTACTGAAGACCTTAGAGGAACCACCTTCAAATGTGATCTTTATCCTGGCCACGACGGAACCTCATAAAATTCCGTTAACGATTATCTCTAGAACACAGCGCTTTAATTTTCGAAGAATTTCTCCTCAGGATATCGTGGAACGGATGCGGTATATCTTGACTGAGAAAGGTGTCGGCTATGAAGAAGATGCTTTGATCACAATCTCAAAAGCAGCTGAAGGCGGGATGCGGGATGCACTTAGTATCCTTGACCAGGCATTATCATTTTCAGATGGCGAGTTGAAAACAGAAGATGCGATGCGCATCACTGGAAGTATCACGCAAGAACTTCTGATAGACTATATTCGGGCACTGCACGAGCGTGAAACCGAAAAAGGATTAAATATTTTACATGAACTGATTGCGGAAGGGAAAGATCCTTCGCGCTTTGTAGAAGATATGATTTTATTCAGTAGAGATATTCTTCTGTATCATACGGCTCAGTCAGATACGTTGCTTAAAATGGCTAAAGTGGATGAACCCTTTGAAACACTAGTGTCCGAATTATCTCCAGAATTACTATATGACGTCATCCAAGTTTTTAATGGAACGCAACAGGAAATGCGGTTGTCTAATCATGCAGAAGTTTATTTGGAAGTTGCTACTGTTCGCCTGACTCAAGTCAAAAAAAGTGTACAAGCGGAATCTATGCCTGTTCAAAGTCAACAATCAGCCGGGCAAGCAGAGGAAGTTGCTTCGCTTATGAAGCAAGTAGCTGAAATGCAAAAAATGATGCAGACAATGAGTTCAGGTGAAGGTGCAGTCAAACAAGCAGCACCTAAAGCTAAGCGTCCTGCCAAAAGCGGAGCAGTCTTCAAGGTTAATAGACCATCCGTTTATAATATTTTGGAAAAAGCAACAAAACAGGATTTGGTTCAGTTGAAAGATGTTTGGCCGGATTTGATGAATTTCTTGGAAACCAGTCAGAAGGCTATCATGAATACATCTACTCCAGTCGCTGCCAGTGCTCGAGGGTTGGTCGTGACCTTTGATTATGATATTCTATGTGAGAGAGCTACAAATGACAAAGTTCTGATCCAAACAGTTGGAGATTATCTCGAGAAAGTGATCGGGCATAGAGCAGAAATGGTCAGCGTACCTGCTGAGCAGTGGCCAACGGTTCGTCAGGATTTCATCAAGCAAATGAAAGCTGAGGAAGTTTCAGAAGAACCAGAAACATCTGGAGATACTCCAAAAGATACCAAAGAAGAACCGGAAGCCATTGTTTCCGAGGCAGTCAAATTTTTTGGGGAAGATCTAGTCAGAATTGAAGAGTAA